The Virgibacillus sp. MSP4-1 genome has a segment encoding these proteins:
- a CDS encoding antibiotic biosynthesis monooxygenase produces MQVLMTNGTVDFLEKIKQDHPEARIHIMQNGENGLAYYEGNNDDLFAEERTYETVDYVGEMREAGYVVMNNIPVTDEGRPIFEDRFLNRQGKIEEMPGFQAIRVLRPVHGNTYVILTQWEDEKSFQNWKNSQSFAKAHKGNADQKQEQPSYSAGPSYVTAYSMVSTEP; encoded by the coding sequence ATGCAAGTCCTTATGACCAATGGTACCGTGGATTTTTTAGAAAAAATCAAGCAGGACCATCCGGAAGCCCGAATTCACATCATGCAGAATGGCGAAAATGGGCTGGCCTACTATGAAGGGAATAACGATGATTTATTTGCAGAGGAACGAACGTACGAGACGGTTGATTACGTTGGAGAAATGCGGGAAGCAGGCTATGTAGTGATGAATAACATTCCTGTCACTGACGAAGGACGTCCGATATTTGAGGATCGTTTTCTGAACAGACAGGGAAAAATTGAAGAAATGCCAGGATTCCAGGCCATCCGTGTTTTAAGACCTGTTCATGGCAATACTTATGTTATATTGACTCAATGGGAGGACGAAAAGAGCTTTCAAAACTGGAAAAACTCCCAATCCTTTGCGAAAGCCCATAAAGGGAATGCTGATCAAAAGCAGGAGCAGCCCTCTTACAGTGCAGGTCCGTCCTATGTAACCGCCTATTCCATGGTTTCAACCGAACCATAA
- a CDS encoding thioredoxin family protein — MKKIFIIGGIIVVLFGALIAVVQYQNNDLYGNQIKPDELQQSLDNGEDKTIYFYSPECPHCKKATPIVVPLTEDLGINMEKVNVLEYEEALRQFKIEYTPTIVRYEDGEEVKRFVGAAEEEKYRTFFEQNVLDE, encoded by the coding sequence ATTCATTATCGGTGGAATCATTGTCGTTTTATTCGGGGCACTTATCGCTGTTGTACAATATCAGAATAATGATTTATATGGAAATCAGATAAAGCCTGATGAACTTCAGCAATCTCTGGACAACGGGGAAGACAAGACTATTTATTTCTATAGTCCGGAATGTCCGCATTGTAAAAAAGCCACTCCAATTGTTGTTCCGCTAACGGAGGATTTGGGAATTAACATGGAAAAGGTCAACGTTCTTGAATATGAGGAAGCTTTGCGCCAATTCAAAATTGAGTATACCCCAACCATTGTCCGCTATGAAGATGGAGAGGAAGTCAAACGCTTTGTCGGAGCAGCTGAGGAAGAAAAATACAGAACTTTTTTTGAGCAGAATGTATTAGATGAATAA
- a CDS encoding transglycosylase domain-containing protein, with the protein MLKRTRIKELWKQQHSAVKWALILGSGTILLSIIGFSLILLGGKWVVDDKGFVFSEATVIQTESGEEVATLYSENRTYVPIDQIPDYVQNAFIAIEDQRFYKHAGVDLISVGRAVFRDLIAFEKVEGASTITQQLVKNLFLTNDKSWMRKTKEVMGAIYLERNMSKNKILEYYLNEIYFGHGVYGIQEASRFYFNKNVQDLTVSEGAMLAAIPKSPTYFSPVNYPENATERRNLVLASMQEMDMINAKEMTSLQGKTLGIEQGNPDKRPWIETYVDLVLKEMEKKFHISRSQVYRGGYTIVTGIDPDIQRIAYERFQMEKYFKGGSTKGMEGAFVLLDQETGAITAALGGRQFERGDLNRVSVKRQPGSVIKPLAVYGPALETGNYTPYSLLVDEKRTYQENYTPENYSDTYEGKVTMYEALVESKNAPAVWLLNEIGIPYVKGYFNGLNISLPDQQLAIALGGLSRGMSPLEMAKAYRTFVHHGQAVEPYAIIQVKKDGEVVGKVEMQENQIFEPQTAWNMTKMLQAVVGEGTGSKGEYSKALAGKTGTTQHPSVSGMNKDIWFAGYTPEYVGAVWMGYDRTDKEHYVKSGSSAPTKLMKDILTDIDQKRSLADEFNRPDNVRELPDPVRLPVVDDLQVDRRFGIFSGVTAELTWTPSEDERVIYRIYEKSGNGSALIGEVEGKGTFEDENIRMLEKKTYYIVPYNPLSKERGQPSNEAVID; encoded by the coding sequence GTGTTAAAAAGAACCCGGATAAAGGAATTATGGAAACAGCAGCATTCTGCTGTGAAATGGGCACTGATTCTTGGTTCAGGTACGATTCTGCTGAGTATTATTGGCTTTTCCCTTATTTTACTAGGAGGGAAGTGGGTTGTCGATGATAAAGGATTTGTCTTTTCAGAAGCCACGGTCATTCAAACAGAAAGTGGCGAAGAAGTAGCAACTCTTTACAGTGAGAATCGTACATATGTACCGATTGATCAGATTCCCGATTATGTTCAGAATGCTTTTATTGCAATTGAAGATCAGCGGTTTTACAAGCATGCAGGGGTTGATCTTATTTCTGTAGGAAGAGCGGTTTTTCGCGATCTAATTGCTTTTGAAAAAGTAGAAGGAGCCAGTACGATAACCCAGCAGCTGGTGAAAAACCTCTTCTTAACCAATGATAAATCGTGGATGCGAAAAACCAAAGAAGTGATGGGTGCTATTTATCTGGAGAGGAATATGAGCAAAAATAAGATCCTCGAGTATTACTTGAATGAAATTTACTTTGGACACGGAGTATATGGAATTCAGGAAGCATCCCGATTTTATTTTAATAAAAATGTACAGGATTTAACCGTTTCAGAAGGGGCAATGCTGGCTGCTATTCCTAAATCACCTACGTATTTTTCGCCGGTTAATTATCCGGAAAATGCAACGGAAAGAAGAAACCTGGTTTTAGCTTCCATGCAGGAAATGGATATGATAAATGCTAAGGAAATGACGTCATTACAGGGAAAGACGCTTGGAATCGAGCAGGGAAATCCGGATAAGCGACCGTGGATTGAAACCTATGTTGATCTTGTATTAAAAGAAATGGAGAAAAAATTTCACATTAGTCGGTCTCAGGTCTATCGCGGAGGCTATACCATTGTCACAGGTATTGATCCTGACATTCAGCGAATCGCCTATGAACGGTTCCAAATGGAGAAGTATTTTAAGGGTGGTTCGACAAAAGGGATGGAAGGAGCATTTGTACTTCTTGATCAGGAAACAGGGGCGATTACAGCAGCCCTGGGAGGCAGACAGTTTGAACGTGGTGATCTAAATCGAGTATCAGTCAAACGTCAGCCCGGATCAGTCATCAAACCACTCGCTGTATACGGACCTGCCCTTGAAACAGGGAATTATACGCCTTATTCTTTGCTGGTGGATGAAAAGAGAACCTATCAGGAAAACTATACGCCGGAAAATTATAGTGATACATACGAAGGAAAGGTAACGATGTATGAGGCGCTGGTTGAATCCAAAAATGCACCTGCTGTCTGGCTGCTGAATGAAATCGGAATTCCATATGTGAAAGGATACTTTAATGGATTAAATATTTCTCTTCCTGATCAACAGCTAGCCATTGCACTGGGAGGCCTTTCAAGAGGAATGAGTCCTCTGGAGATGGCAAAAGCTTACCGCACCTTTGTTCATCACGGCCAGGCTGTGGAGCCTTACGCTATTATTCAGGTGAAGAAGGATGGGGAAGTGGTTGGAAAAGTAGAAATGCAAGAAAATCAGATTTTTGAGCCACAGACAGCCTGGAATATGACCAAAATGCTTCAGGCCGTTGTGGGTGAAGGAACAGGAAGCAAAGGCGAATATTCGAAAGCACTGGCAGGAAAAACGGGTACAACCCAGCATCCCAGTGTTTCAGGTATGAATAAGGACATCTGGTTTGCGGGCTATACACCAGAATATGTGGGTGCAGTCTGGATGGGATATGACAGGACAGATAAAGAGCATTATGTAAAAAGCGGGAGCAGTGCACCAACCAAGTTAATGAAGGATATATTAACAGATATCGATCAGAAACGTTCCCTGGCAGATGAGTTTAACAGACCGGACAATGTAAGGGAATTGCCGGACCCTGTAAGACTTCCTGTGGTTGATGACCTGCAAGTGGACCGCCGATTTGGTATTTTCTCCGGCGTAACAGCTGAATTGACATGGACACCTTCAGAGGATGAACGGGTCATTTATCGTATTTACGAAAAGAGTGGGAATGGCTCCGCTTTGATAGGGGAAGTTGAAGGCAAGGGAACTTTTGAAGATGAGAATATCAGGATGCTGGAGAAAAAGACGTATTACATTGTGCCCTATAACCCGCTGAGTAAGGAAAGAGGCCAGCCATCCAATGAAGCAGTCATTGATTAA
- a CDS encoding lipoate--protein ligase → MYFIDNEGITDPQINLAIEEYALNNMNIEGGHTYLLFYVNGPSIIIGRNQNTIEEINTDYVEEKGINVVRRLSGGGAVYHDLENLNFSFLAKDDGNSFSNFAKFTQPVVDALQKLGVNAELSGRNDIEVDGRKISGNAQYSTKGVMFSHGTLMLDSELENVVKALKVKSEKIKSKGIKSIRSRVANISEFLDEKISMDEFKSLILRYIFDVENAEDVPKYKLTEEDWKKIHEISENRYQQWEWNYGKSPKFDIQQSKRFEGAGTIDVRLNVKKGVIEESKIYGDFFGVGDVKDIEEKLNGTRYNREALTEALSDVDIKHYFGKITLEDFVGLVY, encoded by the coding sequence ATGTATTTTATTGATAATGAGGGGATTACAGATCCTCAAATTAACCTGGCTATTGAAGAATATGCTCTGAATAACATGAATATTGAGGGCGGCCATACATATTTACTTTTCTATGTGAACGGTCCATCCATTATTATAGGCCGTAATCAGAATACGATTGAAGAGATCAATACAGACTATGTAGAAGAAAAAGGAATTAATGTCGTCCGTCGTCTATCTGGTGGTGGAGCGGTTTATCATGATCTTGAAAATCTGAACTTCAGTTTCTTAGCCAAAGATGATGGGAATAGTTTCAGTAACTTTGCGAAATTTACACAGCCTGTAGTGGATGCCCTTCAAAAGCTGGGTGTAAATGCAGAACTGTCCGGTCGTAATGATATTGAAGTAGACGGACGTAAGATTTCCGGAAACGCGCAGTACTCTACTAAAGGCGTTATGTTTAGCCATGGTACGTTGATGCTGGATTCAGAACTGGAAAACGTCGTCAAAGCACTGAAGGTTAAATCAGAAAAAATTAAATCCAAGGGTATTAAATCCATTCGGAGCCGAGTGGCTAATATTTCTGAATTCCTTGATGAAAAAATATCCATGGATGAATTCAAAAGCCTGATTCTACGCTATATTTTTGATGTGGAAAATGCAGAGGATGTACCTAAATATAAGCTGACAGAAGAAGATTGGAAAAAAATCCATGAGATTTCCGAAAATCGCTACCAGCAATGGGAATGGAACTACGGAAAATCCCCTAAATTTGATATTCAGCAGTCTAAGCGCTTCGAAGGTGCTGGTACCATCGACGTAAGATTAAATGTTAAGAAAGGGGTTATTGAAGAGAGTAAGATCTACGGTGACTTCTTCGGGGTAGGCGATGTGAAGGATATTGAGGAAAAACTGAATGGTACCCGTTATAATCGTGAAGCTCTCACTGAAGCCCTTAGCGATGTAGACATTAAGCATTACTTTGGAAAAATTACTTTAGAAGACTTTGTTGGGTTAGTTTACTAA
- a CDS encoding MBL fold metallo-hydrolase, which produces MRFKVIGFWGAYPEAEGATSSYLLEQDGFSLLIDCGSGTLSRLQKEVEITNLDALILSHYHHDHVADIGPLQYAFLVQSYLREESKVLPVFGHLGDEDFFTSLTHQCTKGIAYNPAETLHIGPFTITFLQTRHPVPCYAMRLTNGQHTIVYTADTSYFEDLVPFCQNADLLIAECSFYEGMDGSGPGHMTSDECGKLAQAAGVRQLWLSHLPHFGHVEQLKVEAGRYYSGKIQLAQESLSFSTLT; this is translated from the coding sequence ATGAGATTTAAGGTAATTGGCTTCTGGGGTGCCTACCCTGAAGCGGAAGGTGCAACCTCGAGCTATTTATTGGAACAGGATGGGTTTTCACTGCTGATTGACTGTGGAAGTGGCACACTGTCCCGTTTGCAAAAGGAAGTGGAGATAACGAATCTGGATGCTCTTATTCTCTCTCATTATCATCATGATCATGTAGCAGATATCGGACCGCTTCAATATGCTTTTTTGGTACAATCTTATCTTCGTGAGGAAAGCAAGGTGCTGCCTGTTTTTGGGCACCTGGGGGATGAGGATTTTTTTACTTCATTAACCCATCAATGCACAAAAGGAATTGCTTACAATCCGGCAGAGACTCTGCATATCGGCCCCTTCACCATTACATTTTTGCAAACCCGGCACCCGGTACCGTGCTATGCCATGCGTTTGACAAATGGACAGCACACGATTGTTTATACTGCAGACACAAGCTACTTTGAAGATCTGGTTCCGTTTTGCCAAAATGCAGATTTACTTATTGCTGAATGCAGCTTTTACGAAGGTATGGACGGAAGTGGGCCGGGGCATATGACAAGTGATGAGTGTGGAAAATTAGCGCAGGCAGCTGGGGTACGGCAGTTATGGTTAAGCCATCTTCCCCATTTTGGCCATGTTGAACAGCTGAAAGTGGAGGCTGGCCGCTACTATTCAGGAAAAATTCAATTGGCACAGGAATCCCTGTCCTTTAGCACTTTAACGTAA
- the hemE gene encoding uroporphyrinogen decarboxylase, which yields MKSFNDTILKAYRGESTSYVPLWFMRQAGRSQPEYRKLKEKYSLFEITHQPELCAYVTRLPVENYNVDAAILYKDIMSPLPPIGVQVEIQPGVGPVIDNPVRSKTDIERLGEIDPEQDVPYVLKTIEILSKEQLNVPLIGFSGAPFTLASYMIEGGPSKNYNKTKAMMYGNPETWFALMDKLGNLIVRYVKAQMKAGASAIQIFDSWIGAVNEEDYRIFIKPTMERIFSAIKEEGVPGILFGVGTGHLLKEWNDLSADVIGLDWRTSIQQARSMGITKTLQGNLDPAVLLADWDVIEERVKKILDQGMSQSGYVFNLGHGVFPDINPETLKKLTSFIHEYTKQS from the coding sequence ATGAAGTCATTTAATGATACGATTTTAAAAGCGTATCGGGGGGAGAGTACCTCATACGTACCTTTATGGTTTATGCGTCAAGCAGGGCGATCCCAGCCTGAGTATCGAAAATTAAAAGAAAAATATTCATTATTTGAAATTACTCATCAACCGGAGCTATGTGCCTATGTGACCAGGCTTCCTGTTGAAAATTACAATGTTGATGCAGCCATTTTATACAAAGACATAATGTCCCCACTGCCTCCAATTGGGGTTCAGGTTGAGATTCAGCCTGGTGTGGGACCTGTAATTGATAACCCCGTCCGCTCGAAAACAGATATAGAACGTCTCGGGGAGATTGATCCGGAGCAGGACGTTCCCTATGTCCTGAAAACAATTGAAATCCTCTCAAAAGAGCAGCTGAATGTACCGTTGATTGGCTTTAGTGGTGCACCATTTACGCTAGCCAGTTATATGATTGAGGGCGGACCTTCGAAAAACTATAACAAAACCAAAGCCATGATGTACGGAAATCCGGAAACATGGTTTGCACTGATGGACAAACTGGGCAACTTGATTGTTCGTTATGTGAAAGCGCAAATGAAAGCAGGAGCGAGCGCCATACAGATTTTTGATTCCTGGATTGGTGCTGTCAATGAAGAGGACTACCGGATTTTTATTAAACCGACGATGGAAAGGATATTTTCTGCAATAAAAGAAGAAGGTGTTCCAGGTATCTTATTTGGTGTGGGTACCGGCCATCTTCTTAAGGAATGGAATGATTTGTCAGCTGATGTGATAGGTCTTGACTGGCGAACTTCCATTCAGCAGGCACGAAGCATGGGCATTACAAAAACTCTTCAGGGAAATCTTGACCCGGCCGTCTTACTTGCGGATTGGGATGTGATTGAAGAGAGAGTTAAAAAGATTTTAGATCAGGGAATGAGTCAGTCTGGATATGTGTTTAACCTGGGACACGGAGTATTTCCTGATATTAACCCGGAGACATTGAAAAAATTAACAAGCTTTATCCATGAATATACCAAACAATCATAA
- the hemH gene encoding ferrochelatase, with protein MTKKKMGLLVMAYGTPYKEEDVERYYTDIRHGRKPSEEDLQDLKDRYKAIGGISPLARITKEQATSLEQQLNEMQDEVEFHMYLGLKHIEPFIEDAVEEMHKDGIEEAVSIVLAPHYSTFSVKSYNGRAQDKADQYGMKLTSVEDWFDEPGFIDFWVEQINNVYGEMTAEQRDKAVLIVSAHSLPEKILKDGDPYPDQLKETARLITDKAGIQNYEIGWQSEGNTPDPWLGPDVQDLTRDLYEQKGYRTFVYAPVGFVAEHLEVLYDNDYECKVVCEELGADYFRPEMPNSHPQFIKTLANVVWSKAKSGVQNG; from the coding sequence ATGACGAAGAAAAAAATGGGACTATTAGTGATGGCTTATGGTACACCATACAAAGAAGAAGATGTTGAACGCTATTATACGGATATCCGTCACGGAAGAAAGCCATCTGAGGAAGACCTTCAGGATCTAAAGGATCGATATAAAGCAATTGGAGGTATATCACCACTTGCCCGTATCACCAAGGAACAGGCTACTTCTTTAGAACAGCAATTAAACGAAATGCAGGATGAAGTAGAATTTCATATGTATCTTGGATTAAAGCATATTGAGCCATTTATTGAGGATGCTGTGGAAGAGATGCACAAGGACGGCATTGAAGAAGCTGTAAGTATTGTACTGGCTCCTCATTATTCCACATTCAGTGTAAAATCCTATAATGGTCGTGCCCAGGACAAAGCTGATCAATATGGAATGAAGCTAACCTCAGTAGAAGACTGGTTTGATGAGCCTGGATTTATTGATTTCTGGGTAGAGCAGATCAACAACGTTTATGGCGAGATGACAGCTGAGCAGCGTGACAAGGCTGTATTAATCGTATCTGCACACAGCCTGCCGGAAAAAATACTGAAGGATGGCGATCCATATCCGGATCAGTTAAAGGAAACAGCAAGGTTAATTACAGATAAAGCGGGAATTCAAAATTATGAAATCGGCTGGCAAAGTGAAGGAAACACTCCTGATCCATGGTTAGGCCCGGATGTACAGGATCTGACAAGAGACTTATACGAGCAAAAAGGATACCGTACTTTTGTTTATGCTCCTGTAGGATTTGTGGCCGAACATCTAGAGGTTCTGTATGACAATGACTATGAATGTAAAGTGGTTTGTGAGGAACTGGGTGCTGATTATTTCCGTCCAGAAATGCCAAACAGCCATCCGCAGTTTATTAAAACTTTAGCCAATGTTGTATGGAGCAAGGCTAAAAGTGGGGTTCAAAATGGGTAA
- a CDS encoding fatty acid--CoA ligase family protein — protein sequence MNLSDQLSITAKNHLRETAYVFQGDEKTYQELEGAVTKFASSLKELGYGKGDHIALVSGNTPHFVIGLYGAMRTGATVIPINPIYTADEISYIINDGDVKGIITLDVLLEKFEHMSHLIPNVEHYIVGETNPEMHFNQSPLAEKLKSFAQLLEQGSLDLERPELDDEDTAVILYTSGTTGKPKGAMLTHKNLYSNAKDVADYLKIGPDDRIIAALPMFHVFCLTVALNAPLMNGSQVLIMPKFSPVEVFKAAKDYQITVFAGVPTMYNYLLQHPEADSESFESMRLCISGGAAMPVALLENFEKKFKVMISEGYGLSEASPVTCFNPLDRPRKPGSIGQSIIHVENRVVDEFGEEVPVGETGELVVRGPNVMKGYYKMPEETNAALKDGWLYTGDMAKMDDEGYFYIVDRKKDMILVGGYNVYPREVEEVLYDHDKIAEVAVIGVPDPDSGEAVTAFAVLKDGEEVSESELITYCSQHLAKYKVPANIEFLDELPKNTTGKVLRRSLKEIVQN from the coding sequence ATGAACTTAAGTGATCAACTATCCATCACAGCTAAGAATCACTTAAGGGAAACAGCATACGTTTTTCAGGGGGATGAAAAGACGTATCAGGAGTTAGAAGGGGCGGTCACAAAATTTGCCTCGAGTTTAAAAGAGTTGGGGTATGGTAAGGGAGACCACATTGCTCTTGTTTCAGGGAATACTCCACATTTTGTTATTGGATTATATGGCGCAATGCGTACAGGGGCTACTGTTATCCCGATAAATCCGATTTATACTGCGGATGAAATCTCCTACATTATTAATGACGGTGATGTAAAAGGGATTATTACTCTGGATGTACTGCTGGAAAAGTTTGAGCATATGTCTCATTTAATTCCGAATGTCGAGCACTATATTGTAGGTGAGACAAACCCGGAAATGCATTTTAATCAATCACCATTAGCTGAGAAGCTAAAGTCTTTTGCTCAGCTTCTTGAACAGGGGAGTTTAGATCTGGAAAGGCCCGAGCTTGACGATGAAGATACAGCCGTTATTCTGTACACATCGGGTACAACCGGAAAACCCAAGGGAGCTATGCTGACACACAAAAATCTGTATTCAAATGCCAAAGACGTAGCAGATTATTTAAAAATCGGTCCGGACGATCGGATTATTGCTGCACTGCCGATGTTCCATGTATTTTGCCTGACGGTTGCATTAAATGCTCCTTTAATGAATGGAAGCCAGGTATTAATTATGCCGAAGTTCTCTCCTGTAGAGGTATTTAAGGCAGCAAAGGACTATCAGATTACAGTTTTTGCCGGAGTTCCTACCATGTATAATTATCTGCTTCAGCATCCTGAGGCAGATTCGGAAAGCTTCGAAAGCATGAGGCTATGTATTTCCGGAGGTGCTGCGATGCCTGTAGCATTACTGGAGAACTTTGAAAAGAAATTCAAAGTGATGATTTCCGAGGGGTATGGCTTATCGGAAGCATCGCCTGTAACGTGTTTTAACCCATTGGACCGTCCTAGAAAGCCTGGTTCCATCGGACAGAGCATTATTCATGTTGAAAACAGGGTAGTGGATGAATTTGGGGAAGAAGTACCAGTGGGAGAAACGGGTGAGCTTGTAGTTCGCGGTCCTAACGTTATGAAGGGCTACTATAAAATGCCGGAAGAAACCAATGCAGCATTAAAGGATGGCTGGCTATATACTGGTGACATGGCCAAAATGGATGATGAGGGATATTTTTACATTGTTGACCGGAAAAAAGATATGATTCTTGTAGGCGGTTACAATGTCTATCCTCGGGAAGTGGAGGAAGTTTTATACGACCATGATAAAATAGCAGAAGTGGCTGTTATTGGTGTGCCTGATCCCGACTCAGGTGAAGCAGTTACAGCCTTTGCGGTGCTGAAAGATGGGGAGGAAGTCTCTGAAAGTGAGTTAATTACTTATTGTTCGCAGCATTTAGCGAAATATAAAGTACCCGCTAACATTGAATTTTTGGATGAACTGCCAAAAAATACAACCGGAAAGGTCCTGCGCCGGTCTCTTAAAGAAATTGTACAGAACTGA
- the hemY gene encoding protoporphyrinogen oxidase, whose translation MGNKQIAVIGGGIAGLTAAYYLQKEIRTHQLPYEVKLIEAGEELGGKIKTEKKDGFTIERGPDSFLARKTSAARLATEAGLEDELIRVSSGKSYILANGELHSMPKGSFMGIPTQIKPFVTSSLFSIPGKLRAAGDFVLPKGKPQEDQALGHFFRRRLGNEVVENMIEPLLSGIYSGDVDKLSLMATFPNFYDMEQKYGSLIRGLQETTPKPSKTGAQKKQGMFLTLKNGLSSLVTAVEEKLEKETVLKGVAVNQIDKKNGSYQLSLSNGKAWSADAVIMAAPHLAAQKMLNQYDFMNEWKEMPSTSVANVAMAFDADDIEDDIDGTGFVVSRNSDFRITACTWTHKKWPHTTPEGKALVRCYVGRPDDQEVVHFSDEEIEEIVLRDLNKQMKIKGKPEMKVVTRWENVMPQYTVGHKQRVQRVKEQLEQHLPGVFLAGSSYEGIGLPDCIDQGEKAVRDVLAFLNN comes from the coding sequence ATGGGTAATAAACAGATTGCAGTCATAGGCGGCGGAATAGCAGGGCTAACCGCTGCCTATTACTTACAAAAAGAAATCAGAACCCATCAGCTTCCTTATGAAGTGAAGCTGATTGAAGCGGGTGAGGAATTAGGCGGAAAAATTAAAACCGAAAAAAAAGATGGCTTTACTATAGAAAGAGGCCCGGATTCCTTTTTGGCAAGAAAGACAAGTGCTGCACGACTGGCAACTGAGGCGGGACTTGAAGATGAACTGATTCGTGTTTCATCCGGCAAGTCGTATATATTGGCCAATGGAGAATTACATAGTATGCCAAAAGGCTCTTTTATGGGGATTCCGACACAAATCAAACCATTTGTAACGTCCAGTTTATTTTCGATTCCAGGTAAACTGAGGGCTGCGGGAGATTTTGTTCTTCCTAAAGGAAAACCCCAGGAAGATCAGGCCCTGGGACACTTTTTCCGCCGGCGTCTTGGAAATGAAGTTGTGGAAAATATGATTGAACCATTACTGTCAGGAATTTATTCCGGGGATGTAGATAAGCTAAGTTTAATGGCAACCTTCCCGAACTTTTATGATATGGAGCAGAAATATGGAAGTCTGATCCGAGGCTTACAGGAGACAACCCCTAAGCCATCTAAAACAGGAGCCCAAAAGAAGCAGGGGATGTTTTTAACTTTGAAAAACGGTCTTTCTTCCCTTGTTACTGCTGTTGAAGAGAAACTGGAGAAAGAGACTGTTCTTAAAGGTGTCGCCGTAAATCAGATTGACAAGAAGAATGGATCATATCAACTGTCCTTAAGCAATGGGAAAGCATGGAGTGCAGACGCTGTCATCATGGCTGCTCCTCATTTAGCGGCTCAGAAAATGTTAAATCAATATGACTTTATGAATGAATGGAAGGAGATGCCTTCTACAAGTGTAGCCAATGTAGCCATGGCTTTTGATGCGGATGATATTGAAGATGATATTGATGGCACAGGTTTTGTAGTATCACGGAATAGTGATTTCCGAATTACCGCCTGCACCTGGACACATAAGAAATGGCCTCATACAACACCTGAAGGAAAAGCACTGGTTCGCTGTTATGTAGGAAGACCAGATGATCAGGAAGTTGTCCATTTCTCCGATGAGGAAATTGAAGAGATCGTATTACGTGATTTAAATAAGCAAATGAAGATTAAAGGGAAGCCTGAAATGAAAGTGGTCACACGCTGGGAAAATGTTATGCCTCAATATACTGTTGGTCATAAACAACGTGTTCAGCGAGTGAAGGAGCAATTGGAACAGCATCTGCCCGGCGTCTTTTTAGCTGGGAGCTCTTATGAAGGCATAGGATTACCCGACTGTATTGATCAGGGCGAGAAAGCTGTAAGAGATGTTCTTGCGTTTTTAAATAACTAA
- the yhfH gene encoding protein YhfH — MEFFRNLPSKKCVKCGSQIHEKADCYGNICDDCDHPAR; from the coding sequence ATGGAGTTTTTCAGAAATCTGCCGTCGAAAAAGTGTGTAAAATGCGGGAGCCAAATCCACGAGAAGGCTGATTGTTACGGGAATATCTGTGACGATTGTGATCATCCGGCACGTTAA